The following are encoded in a window of Haloarcula laminariae genomic DNA:
- the lysW gene encoding lysine biosynthesis protein LysW, whose translation MADCIECGAEVSLHDSLEVGEIVDCSTCGAELEVIGTDPVELDSAPELEEDWGE comes from the coding sequence ATGGCAGACTGCATCGAGTGCGGGGCGGAGGTCTCCCTGCACGACAGCCTCGAAGTCGGAGAGATCGTCGACTGTTCCACCTGCGGCGCCGAGCTCGAAGTCATCGGTACCGACCCCGTAGAGCTCGACAGCGCTCCCGAGCTCGAAGAGGACTGGGGTGAGTGA
- the argH gene encoding argininosuccinate lyase, with protein sequence MSEDETDGGDAASGAVRRDRFSGGPARSFLSSLADDERIFAADLAVDRAHVVMLVEQGVVEADTAGEILTALDDIEDAGHGALADGEDVHEAIESAVIDRVGPEGGKMHTARSRNDEVAACIRYRLRSDVLELVGTLLGAREQLLDVARAQTGTVMPGYTHLQPAQPTTVAHWALSYEQALQRDTARLLDAYGRINQNPLGAAAFAGTPFDVDRERTAELLGFDSVAENSMDASATRDFLVETTSAVAGLATTLSQLAEDVVVMASKGHVELDDDYASTSSIMPQKKNPDTLELVRGRTGDATAGLNGLLTNLKGQPRAYNRDLQRAGRHAWDAIDSATESVEVAAGAVATADWPAERLEAAATAGFATATGVADLLAMAGVPFRTAHEVVAEAAADLDADADAPDYDALSAVAQGVLDAPLDQYVDREAVERALDPTESVAMRDSRGGPAPEAVADQLAAADDVLANHGDRLDAAEATVSGARDRLQAEVETYV encoded by the coding sequence ATGAGCGAGGACGAAACGGACGGCGGCGACGCCGCGAGCGGGGCCGTCCGCCGCGACCGCTTCAGCGGCGGCCCCGCCCGCTCGTTTCTCTCCTCGCTCGCCGACGACGAGCGCATCTTCGCGGCCGACCTGGCCGTCGACCGCGCCCACGTCGTGATGCTCGTCGAGCAGGGCGTCGTCGAGGCCGACACCGCCGGCGAGATTCTGACTGCCCTCGACGACATCGAGGACGCCGGCCACGGCGCACTGGCCGACGGCGAGGACGTCCACGAGGCCATCGAGAGCGCGGTCATCGACCGCGTCGGGCCCGAGGGCGGGAAGATGCACACCGCCCGCTCGCGCAACGACGAGGTGGCGGCCTGTATCCGCTACCGCCTGCGCTCGGACGTGCTCGAACTGGTCGGGACGCTCCTGGGCGCCCGCGAACAGCTGCTCGACGTGGCCCGCGCACAGACCGGGACGGTGATGCCGGGATATACGCATCTCCAGCCCGCTCAGCCGACGACCGTCGCCCACTGGGCGCTCTCCTACGAGCAGGCCCTCCAGCGGGACACGGCGCGGCTGCTCGATGCCTACGGGCGAATCAACCAGAACCCGCTCGGGGCGGCGGCCTTCGCCGGGACGCCCTTCGACGTGGACCGCGAGCGCACCGCCGAGCTGCTGGGCTTCGATTCGGTCGCGGAGAACTCGATGGACGCCTCCGCGACGCGGGACTTCCTCGTCGAGACGACGAGCGCCGTGGCCGGGCTGGCGACGACGCTCTCCCAGCTAGCGGAGGACGTGGTCGTGATGGCCAGCAAGGGCCACGTCGAACTCGACGATGACTACGCCTCGACCAGTTCCATCATGCCCCAGAAGAAGAACCCGGACACGCTGGAACTGGTCCGCGGACGCACCGGCGACGCGACCGCCGGGCTCAACGGGCTGTTGACCAACCTCAAGGGCCAGCCCCGCGCGTACAACCGCGACCTGCAGCGGGCCGGGCGCCACGCCTGGGACGCCATCGACAGCGCCACGGAGAGCGTCGAGGTGGCCGCGGGCGCCGTCGCGACGGCCGACTGGCCGGCCGAACGGCTGGAAGCCGCCGCCACGGCGGGCTTTGCCACCGCGACCGGCGTCGCCGACCTGCTGGCGATGGCCGGGGTCCCGTTCCGCACGGCCCACGAAGTCGTCGCGGAGGCCGCGGCCGACCTCGACGCCGACGCGGACGCCCCCGACTACGACGCCCTCTCGGCGGTCGCCCAGGGCGTGCTCGACGCCCCGCTCGACCAGTACGTCGACCGCGAGGCCGTCGAACGCGCGCTCGACCCGACCGAGAGTGTCGCGATGCGGGACTCCCGGGGCGGGCCGGCGCCCGAGGCGGTCGCCGACCAGCTGGCGGCCGCCGACGACGTGTTGGCGAACCACGGCGACCGGCTCGACGCGGCCGAGGCGACGGTTTCGGGCGCACGCGACCGCCTACAGGCGGAGGTCGAGACGTATGTGTAA
- a CDS encoding argininosuccinate synthase: protein MTDGNGTVALAFSGGLDTTVCVSLLKEEYGYDEVIGVTVDVGQPDYEFEEAEETAEALGVEQYVVDAKEEFADLCLQAVKANADYQGYPLGTALARPVIAKAILSVAEEEGCDGIAHGCTGKGNDQLRFEAIWRDSDLEVIAPVRELGLTREWENEYAREKGLPVEGGDGGRYSIDTNLWSRSIEGSELEDPAEIPSDDIYKWTENPSGKEPELVDIAFEDGEPVAVDGEELGSVELVEQLNERAGAHGIGRTDMMEDRMLGLKVRENYEHPAATVLLTAHEALEGLVLTQEERQFKVQVDQQWSQKAYQGLVDAPLVSALEAFIDDTNERVTGTVTVKMEGGHCRPVSRESDYAVYSESAASFNEEAVSGGITQQDATGVAKYHGFQSRLANDILEDAKSGKAAADGGSEAEGTTPETASETGQED from the coding sequence ATGACAGACGGAAACGGCACCGTCGCGCTCGCCTTCTCGGGCGGGCTCGACACGACGGTCTGCGTATCGCTCTTGAAAGAGGAGTACGGCTACGACGAGGTCATCGGCGTCACGGTCGACGTCGGCCAGCCCGACTACGAGTTCGAGGAGGCCGAGGAGACCGCCGAGGCGCTGGGCGTCGAGCAGTACGTCGTTGACGCCAAAGAGGAGTTCGCGGACCTCTGCCTGCAGGCCGTGAAGGCCAACGCCGACTACCAGGGCTACCCGCTCGGGACCGCGCTCGCGCGCCCGGTCATCGCCAAGGCCATCCTCTCCGTCGCCGAGGAAGAGGGGTGTGACGGCATCGCCCACGGCTGTACCGGCAAGGGCAACGACCAGCTGCGCTTCGAGGCCATCTGGCGCGACTCGGACCTGGAGGTCATCGCCCCGGTCCGCGAACTCGGTCTGACCCGCGAGTGGGAGAACGAGTACGCCCGCGAGAAGGGTCTCCCCGTCGAGGGCGGCGACGGCGGCCGCTACTCCATCGACACGAACCTCTGGAGCCGCTCCATCGAGGGCTCCGAACTCGAAGACCCCGCCGAGATACCGTCCGACGACATCTACAAGTGGACCGAGAACCCCTCCGGGAAGGAGCCCGAACTCGTCGACATCGCCTTCGAGGACGGCGAGCCCGTCGCCGTCGACGGCGAGGAGCTGGGCTCGGTCGAGCTGGTCGAACAGCTCAACGAGCGGGCCGGCGCCCACGGCATCGGCCGCACGGACATGATGGAGGACCGCATGCTCGGCCTGAAGGTCCGCGAGAACTACGAACACCCCGCGGCGACCGTCCTCCTCACCGCACACGAGGCCCTTGAGGGGCTCGTCCTCACCCAGGAGGAGCGCCAGTTCAAGGTCCAGGTCGACCAGCAGTGGTCCCAGAAGGCCTACCAGGGGCTCGTCGACGCCCCGCTCGTCAGCGCGCTTGAGGCCTTCATCGACGACACGAACGAGCGCGTCACCGGGACCGTGACGGTGAAGATGGAGGGCGGCCACTGCCGCCCGGTCTCGCGCGAGTCCGACTACGCCGTCTACAGCGAGTCCGCGGCCTCGTTCAACGAGGAAGCGGTCTCCGGCGGCATCACCCAGCAGGACGCCACCGGCGTCGCGAAGTACCACGGCTTCCAGTCCCGCCTGGCCAACGATATCCTCGAAGACGCGAAGTCGGGGAAGGCCGCCGCGGACGGGGGTAGCGAGGCCGAGGGGACGACCCCGGAAACCGCGAGCGAGACCGGACAGGAGGACTAG
- a CDS encoding DUF7345 domain-containing protein: MSGRHTLLTSVALSALLVGAVAGPAAAAQTDAPPEPSLTVDLAADGDARLTLVSTYDLDDESEQAAFDDLRSNETARDAYEQRQTARWQSLAENTSARTDREMAVTNSSLTLSRTNATGVATYSVTWTGLAAAEDGLLTFGEPFASSDGLDRPLVVVFPAGYQVTSVSPGPANSSDGRLVYAADAELDGLSVVATSSTAPDGTPAPSPTATAAGTTGGSGPGFGAVGALAALAAAGLFAGRRD; this comes from the coding sequence ATGTCCGGCCGCCACACACTGCTGACGAGTGTCGCTCTGAGCGCGCTGCTGGTCGGTGCAGTCGCGGGGCCGGCCGCGGCGGCCCAGACTGATGCGCCGCCCGAGCCGTCGCTGACCGTCGACCTCGCCGCCGACGGCGACGCGCGGCTGACGCTCGTCTCGACGTACGACCTCGACGACGAGAGCGAGCAGGCGGCCTTCGACGACCTCCGAAGCAACGAGACGGCCCGAGACGCCTACGAGCAGCGACAGACGGCCCGCTGGCAGTCGCTCGCCGAGAACACGTCCGCCCGGACCGACCGCGAGATGGCCGTGACCAACAGCTCGCTGACGCTCTCACGGACGAACGCGACCGGCGTCGCGACCTACTCGGTCACGTGGACGGGGCTCGCGGCGGCCGAAGACGGGCTGTTGACGTTCGGCGAGCCCTTCGCCAGCAGCGACGGGCTCGACCGCCCGCTCGTCGTCGTGTTCCCGGCGGGGTATCAGGTGACGAGCGTCTCGCCCGGGCCGGCCAACAGCAGCGACGGCCGTCTCGTCTACGCCGCCGACGCGGAGCTCGACGGTCTCAGCGTCGTCGCCACGTCGTCGACGGCGCCCGACGGGACGCCCGCGCCGAGCCCGACGGCGACTGCGGCCGGGACGACCGGCGGGAGCGGACCCGGGTTCGGCGCCGTCGGCGCGCTTGCGGCCCTGGCGGCGGCCGGGCTGTTTGCCGGCCGTCGCGACTGA
- a CDS encoding helix-turn-helix transcriptional regulator — MRRVGIVLGLLLAAALAPTAAGAAFGGLAQQSVDADVVVMTADVTASGDAVWTIDYRVRLTDDNETQAFEDLRADIRANESVYTDRFRDRMTRTARAGENATGREMAVDNVSVETTREDVGQSYGVVTYEFRWTNFAAVNDTHIRAGDAVAGLYLDRNATLTMQWPDEYRRASVRPSADERSDRSVTWRGPQSFGDDEPRVVVTNESKPFGDAVGGSGLVDALLAVVAVLILAAGGYGVYRYVRDDAVADETAADTPATDDGAGGTADTDETPPAELLSNEEQVLKLLRENGGRIKQQRVASELDWTAAKTSQVVGGLREDGDLETFRIGRENVVTLPDTDLTDVDDDS, encoded by the coding sequence ATGCGACGAGTGGGTATCGTCCTGGGGCTGTTGCTGGCGGCGGCGCTGGCGCCGACGGCGGCCGGCGCCGCCTTCGGCGGCCTCGCCCAGCAGTCCGTCGACGCCGACGTGGTCGTGATGACCGCCGACGTGACGGCGAGTGGCGACGCGGTGTGGACAATCGACTACCGCGTCCGTCTGACCGACGACAACGAGACGCAGGCCTTCGAGGACCTGCGGGCGGACATCCGGGCGAACGAATCGGTCTACACCGACAGGTTCCGCGACCGGATGACCCGGACTGCCCGGGCCGGCGAGAACGCGACCGGGCGGGAGATGGCCGTCGACAACGTCTCCGTCGAGACCACCCGGGAAGACGTCGGCCAGTCCTACGGCGTCGTCACCTACGAGTTCCGGTGGACGAACTTCGCGGCGGTCAACGACACCCACATCCGGGCCGGGGACGCCGTCGCCGGGCTGTATCTCGACCGCAACGCGACCCTGACGATGCAGTGGCCCGACGAGTACCGGCGCGCGAGCGTCCGCCCGTCGGCCGACGAGCGGAGCGACCGGTCGGTCACGTGGCGCGGGCCCCAGTCATTCGGCGACGACGAACCCCGCGTCGTCGTCACCAACGAGTCCAAGCCCTTCGGGGACGCTGTCGGCGGCTCGGGGCTGGTGGACGCGCTCCTCGCCGTGGTCGCGGTTCTGATACTCGCCGCCGGCGGCTACGGCGTCTACCGGTACGTCCGCGACGACGCGGTCGCCGACGAGACGGCCGCGGACACGCCAGCGACGGACGACGGCGCGGGCGGAACCGCCGACACCGACGAGACACCGCCCGCGGAGCTGCTCAGCAACGAGGAGCAGGTGCTCAAACTCCTCCGCGAGAACGGCGGCCGCATCAAGCAACAGCGCGTCGCGAGCGAACTGGACTGGACGGCCGCAAAGACCAGCCAGGTCGTCGGCGGCCTCCGCGAGGACGGCGACTTGGAGACGTTCCGCATCGGCCGGGAGAACGTCGTGACGCTCCCGGACACGGACCTGACCGACGTGGACGACGACTCGTAA
- a CDS encoding DUF7554 family protein: MDRGKLDVDTLLKILLVLIVVWIALEVIGEVLGLFAAVLGPLQPLLGLVLIVLIVLYLTGRL, encoded by the coding sequence ATGGACCGTGGGAAACTCGACGTCGACACGCTGCTCAAGATTCTGCTCGTGCTCATCGTCGTCTGGATAGCGCTGGAGGTCATCGGCGAAGTGCTCGGACTGTTCGCTGCGGTGCTCGGGCCGCTCCAGCCGCTACTGGGCCTCGTGTTGATTGTCCTTATCGTGCTCTATCTGACCGGCCGGCTCTGA
- a CDS encoding 2'-5' RNA ligase family protein, which produces MYSLNVSLPSSVTSLAGRLARDLPRARSRPRGEHTLVVKRLGSGDHAAYARIEARARDAVRGTDPFGVRVTGVDCFETAETGPSPVVYLAVESPQLRALHQRLCDEFDPVAGMEGPDDYVPHVTIARGGDPEAARRLTEREIEPVEWAVEELVFFDAERGQSVSRVSLPA; this is translated from the coding sequence GTGTACAGTCTGAACGTCTCGCTGCCGTCGTCGGTCACCTCGCTCGCGGGCCGGCTTGCGCGTGACCTCCCGCGGGCGCGGTCCAGACCGCGCGGGGAACACACGCTGGTGGTCAAGCGACTGGGCAGTGGCGACCACGCGGCCTACGCCCGCATCGAGGCCCGCGCCCGCGACGCCGTCCGGGGGACCGATCCCTTCGGCGTCCGCGTCACCGGCGTCGACTGCTTCGAGACGGCCGAGACCGGCCCCTCGCCGGTCGTCTATCTGGCCGTCGAGAGCCCGCAGTTGCGGGCGCTCCACCAGCGGCTCTGCGACGAGTTCGACCCCGTTGCGGGGATGGAAGGCCCGGACGACTACGTTCCCCACGTGACGATAGCCCGGGGTGGCGACCCCGAAGCGGCCCGGCGGCTGACCGAGCGGGAGATAGAACCCGTCGAATGGGCCGTCGAGGAACTGGTCTTTTTCGACGCCGAGCGGGGCCAGTCGGTGAGTCGGGTGTCGCTCCCGGCGTGA
- a CDS encoding PPC domain-containing DNA-binding protein codes for MDYRSVETSEEYVCRLDHGADWRAEIESLADDEGIDAAFFYGLGAVKDAEVWFYDQDRMEYDSMVFSEPLEVAACMGNVSWLDGERFAHTHAVLSRPDGEAIAGHLNSATVWAGELYVRAFDAELERVHDEPTDLDLWEL; via the coding sequence ATGGATTATCGGTCCGTCGAGACTTCGGAGGAGTACGTCTGCCGGCTGGACCACGGCGCGGACTGGCGCGCCGAAATCGAGTCGCTGGCCGACGACGAAGGAATAGACGCCGCGTTCTTCTACGGCCTGGGGGCCGTCAAGGACGCCGAGGTGTGGTTCTACGACCAGGACCGGATGGAGTACGACTCGATGGTCTTCTCGGAGCCGCTGGAGGTCGCCGCCTGTATGGGGAACGTCTCGTGGCTCGACGGGGAGCGGTTCGCCCACACCCACGCCGTCCTCTCCCGTCCCGACGGCGAGGCCATCGCGGGCCACCTCAACAGCGCGACAGTCTGGGCCGGCGAGCTGTACGTGCGCGCGTTCGACGCGGAGCTGGAGCGAGTCCACGACGAGCCGACCGACCTGGACCTCTGGGAGCTGTAG
- a CDS encoding DNA polymerase II large subunit yields MREADERYFETLETELDSAMRVAERARERGGDPKPEVEIPTARDMADRVENILGIDGVAERVRELEGEMSREEAALELVDDFVEGTVGDYDTREGKVEGAVRTAVALLTEGVVAAPIEGIDRVELLENDDGTEFINVYYAGPIRSAGGTAQALSVLVADYARALLGIEQYNAREEEVGRYAEEIDLYDKDTGLQYSPKEKETKFIAEHMPIMLDGEATGDEEVSGYRDLERVDSNSARGGMCLVLAEGIALKAPKIQRYTRNLDEVDWPWLQDLIDGTIGEDSEADEGEDADDGGDDASEDGADDTDERAGPPRVDPAKKYLRDLIAGRPVFSHPSKSGGFRLRYGRARNHGFATAGVHPATMHLVDDFLATGTQIKTERPGKAAGVVPVDSIEGPTVRLANGDVRRIDDVETAREIGNGVEKILDLGEYLVNYGEFVENNHPLAPASYTVEWWEQDFEAAGADVQAMRDDPGVDLAEPSAAEALDWASDYDAPLHPKYTYLWHDVTIEQFEALADAVESADVTATDGAVVESPEASDGDLVLENTDLVRQALERLLVEHTQEDDRLVVSDWLPLVRTLGFSRSLSRDWTPDDISEHARTYGEQEAADAIGYVDDELGDTAGRNAIEAVNEISPFEVRERAPTRIGNRMGRPEKSERRDLSPAVHTLFPIGEAGGAQRDVAAATKHSDSMTETPGRVEVEVARRRCPDCGTEGYEARCPDCDAIAETVYVCPDCEMEVEPDESGRAECDRCETLASPTQYRELDLQESYRDALQNAEERETAFETLKAVKGLTSETKLPEPMEKGILRAKHDVSAFKDGTVRYDMTDLPVTALRPAELDVEPERLRALGYETDIHGDPLTHPDQLFELKVQDIVLSEGAAEHMLQTAAFVDDLLEQYYGLDRYYEFDDRDDLVGELVFGMAPHTSAATVGRVVGFTSAAVGYAHPYFHAAKRRNCDGDEDCVMLLMDGLLNFSKSYLPDKRGGRMDAPLVMSSRIDPSEIDDEAHNMDIMERYPREFYEATRELTDPAEVEDIMTIAEETLGTDREYTDFRHTHDTSDIAAGPDLSAYKTLGSMEEKMDAQLHLSRKLRAVVESDVAERIIEYHFLPDLIGNLRAFSRQEVRCLDCGEKYRRMPLTGDCRECGGRVNLTVHQGSVNKYIDTAIRVADEFGARDYTKQRLKILETKIESVFQNDHNKQSGIADFM; encoded by the coding sequence ATGCGCGAGGCCGACGAGCGCTACTTCGAGACGCTCGAAACGGAGCTCGACTCGGCCATGCGCGTCGCCGAGCGCGCCCGCGAGCGCGGCGGCGACCCGAAGCCGGAGGTGGAGATTCCGACCGCCCGCGACATGGCCGACCGCGTCGAGAACATCCTCGGCATCGACGGCGTCGCCGAGCGGGTCCGCGAACTCGAAGGCGAGATGTCCCGCGAGGAGGCCGCCCTCGAACTCGTCGACGACTTCGTCGAGGGCACCGTCGGCGACTACGACACCCGCGAGGGGAAAGTCGAGGGCGCGGTCCGCACCGCGGTCGCCCTGCTGACCGAGGGCGTCGTCGCGGCCCCCATCGAGGGCATCGACCGCGTCGAGTTGCTCGAAAACGACGACGGGACGGAGTTCATCAACGTCTACTACGCCGGCCCGATTCGCTCCGCCGGCGGGACGGCACAGGCGCTCTCAGTCCTCGTCGCCGACTACGCCCGTGCGCTGCTTGGCATCGAGCAGTACAACGCCCGCGAGGAGGAGGTCGGCCGCTACGCCGAGGAGATAGACCTCTACGACAAGGACACCGGCTTGCAGTACTCGCCCAAGGAAAAGGAGACGAAGTTCATCGCCGAGCACATGCCGATTATGCTGGACGGCGAGGCCACCGGCGACGAGGAGGTGTCGGGCTACCGGGACCTCGAACGGGTGGACTCCAACTCCGCCCGCGGCGGCATGTGTCTGGTGCTGGCGGAGGGTATCGCGCTGAAGGCGCCCAAGATTCAGCGCTACACTCGCAACCTGGACGAGGTCGACTGGCCCTGGCTCCAGGACCTCATCGACGGCACCATCGGCGAAGACAGCGAGGCCGACGAGGGGGAGGACGCGGACGACGGGGGCGACGACGCGAGCGAGGATGGGGCCGACGATACTGACGAGCGGGCCGGCCCGCCACGGGTCGACCCGGCCAAGAAGTACCTCCGGGACCTCATCGCCGGCCGCCCCGTCTTCTCCCATCCCTCCAAGTCCGGGGGCTTCCGCCTGCGCTACGGCCGCGCCCGGAACCACGGCTTCGCGACCGCCGGGGTACATCCGGCGACGATGCATCTCGTCGACGACTTCCTCGCCACCGGGACGCAGATAAAGACCGAGCGCCCGGGCAAGGCCGCCGGGGTCGTCCCCGTCGACAGCATCGAGGGGCCGACGGTGCGGCTTGCCAACGGCGACGTGCGCCGCATCGACGACGTGGAGACGGCCCGCGAGATCGGCAACGGCGTCGAGAAGATTCTGGACCTGGGGGAGTACCTCGTCAACTACGGCGAGTTCGTCGAGAACAACCACCCGCTCGCGCCCGCGTCCTACACCGTCGAGTGGTGGGAGCAGGACTTCGAAGCGGCGGGGGCCGACGTACAGGCGATGCGGGACGACCCGGGCGTCGACCTCGCAGAGCCCAGCGCCGCCGAAGCGCTCGACTGGGCCAGCGACTACGACGCGCCGCTGCACCCCAAATACACCTACCTCTGGCACGACGTGACCATCGAGCAGTTTGAGGCGCTGGCCGACGCCGTCGAGTCGGCCGACGTGACAGCCACCGACGGGGCCGTCGTCGAGTCCCCGGAAGCGAGCGATGGCGACCTCGTCCTCGAAAACACCGACCTCGTCCGGCAGGCGCTCGAACGCCTGCTCGTCGAACACACCCAGGAGGACGACCGCCTGGTCGTCTCCGACTGGCTCCCGCTGGTCCGGACGCTGGGGTTCTCGCGGTCGCTCTCCCGGGACTGGACCCCCGACGACATCTCCGAACACGCCCGGACCTACGGCGAGCAGGAGGCCGCCGACGCCATCGGCTACGTCGACGACGAGCTGGGCGACACGGCTGGTCGCAACGCCATCGAGGCGGTCAACGAGATATCCCCGTTCGAGGTCCGCGAGCGGGCGCCGACCCGCATCGGCAACCGGATGGGTCGGCCCGAGAAATCCGAGCGCCGGGACCTCTCGCCCGCGGTCCACACGCTCTTTCCCATCGGCGAGGCCGGCGGGGCACAGCGAGACGTGGCCGCCGCGACGAAGCACTCGGACTCGATGACGGAGACGCCGGGCCGCGTCGAGGTGGAAGTGGCCAGACGGCGCTGTCCCGACTGCGGCACCGAGGGCTACGAGGCCCGCTGTCCCGACTGCGACGCCATCGCCGAGACCGTCTACGTCTGCCCGGACTGCGAGATGGAGGTCGAACCCGACGAGTCGGGTCGCGCGGAGTGTGACCGCTGTGAGACGCTGGCCTCCCCGACCCAGTACAGGGAACTGGACCTCCAGGAGAGCTATCGGGACGCGCTACAGAACGCCGAGGAGCGCGAGACGGCCTTCGAGACGCTGAAGGCCGTCAAGGGGCTCACGAGCGAGACCAAGCTCCCCGAGCCGATGGAGAAGGGCATCCTCCGGGCGAAACACGACGTCTCCGCGTTCAAGGACGGCACCGTCCGCTACGACATGACCGACCTGCCGGTGACGGCGCTCAGACCCGCGGAGCTCGACGTCGAACCCGAGCGCCTGCGGGCGCTCGGCTACGAGACCGACATCCACGGCGACCCCCTGACCCACCCCGACCAGCTGTTCGAGCTGAAGGTCCAGGACATCGTCCTCTCGGAGGGGGCGGCCGAGCACATGCTCCAGACCGCCGCCTTCGTCGACGACCTGCTGGAGCAGTACTACGGTCTCGACCGCTACTACGAGTTCGACGACCGCGACGATTTGGTGGGCGAGCTCGTCTTCGGGATGGCCCCACACACCAGCGCGGCGACAGTCGGCAGAGTTGTCGGATTTACGTCAGCTGCCGTCGGGTACGCGCATCCGTACTTTCACGCGGCTAAGCGGCGCAACTGCGACGGAGACGAAGACTGTGTGATGCTTCTCATGGATGGTTTGTTGAATTTTAGTAAATCCTATCTTCCTGATAAGAGAGGCGGCCGCATGGACGCCCCGCTCGTGATGTCCTCGCGTATCGACCCGAGCGAAATCGACGACGAGGCCCACAACATGGACATCATGGAGCGGTACCCGCGGGAGTTCTACGAGGCGACCCGTGAACTCACAGACCCGGCGGAGGTCGAGGACATCATGACCATCGCCGAGGAGACGCTTGGCACCGACCGCGAGTACACCGATTTCCGCCACACGCACGACACCTCGGACATCGCGGCCGGACCGGACCTCTCGGCGTACAAGACGCTGGGGTCGATGGAGGAGAAGATGGACGCACAGCTGCATCTCTCGCGGAAACTGCGAGCGGTCGTGGAATCGGACGTGGCCGAGCGCATCATCGAGTATCACTTCCTGCCCGACCTCATCGGGAACCTCCGGGCCTTCTCCCGCCAGGAGGTCCGCTGTCTGGACTGCGGCGAGAAGTACCGCCGGATGCCCCTGACCGGCGACTGCCGGGAGTGTGGCGGTCGCGTGAACCTCACGGTGCATCAGGGGTCGGTCAACAAGTACATCGACACCGCGATTCGGGTCGCAGACGAGTTCGGCGCCAGAGACTACACCAAACAGCGGCTCAAGATTCTGGAGACGAAAATCGAGTCGGTGTTCCAGAACGACCACAACAAGCAGTCCGGCATCGCCGATTTCATGTGA